A single region of the Streptococcus macedonicus ACA-DC 198 genome encodes:
- a CDS encoding MF superfamily transporter yields MPVNRYRALLLMNVFNASLPYYFVSLLLLRQLGFSYTVIGTLSVVTELFGTAFDLPLSICAQKFGYQRLLILSHLFLLVALGALMNGKLVFAFLAAVFMGLSESLSSGTLVSFNFDVLANEQEYAKFLKNSNTIKCVFIALVTIISPFLLKQSVLYPLILSISFVMISLICLLKLPNKIVKSDSKEASALLSGIRLAPWQLMILGVSFTTLIMVNNSYASLLLTDKEISLDVLGIILFLFNLGMALRSYLKIEWKYTLVIPILVVLISMQTEVHLIILLFLLIRILNANYNNQLMLKMNQTIKENRAVAWSLYNFAMSISFMLADFLARLIADRFGLLMVYRVFGLSATFYLIYYYWKECK; encoded by the coding sequence ATGCCAGTAAATCGGTATCGAGCTTTGCTATTGATGAATGTTTTTAATGCGAGTTTGCCTTATTATTTCGTTAGTCTTTTGCTTTTAAGGCAACTTGGATTTTCTTATACGGTTATTGGGACATTATCCGTAGTAACAGAACTGTTTGGAACAGCTTTTGATTTGCCGCTAAGTATTTGTGCTCAAAAATTTGGTTATCAGCGATTATTAATATTATCGCACCTCTTTTTATTAGTTGCTTTAGGGGCGTTAATGAATGGAAAACTAGTTTTTGCTTTTCTAGCAGCCGTATTCATGGGCTTATCTGAATCATTATCTTCAGGAACATTAGTTTCCTTTAATTTTGATGTTTTAGCTAATGAACAAGAGTATGCTAAATTCCTTAAAAATTCAAATACGATAAAGTGTGTTTTTATTGCTTTGGTAACAATTATTTCGCCATTCTTACTAAAACAAAGTGTCTTATATCCATTAATATTATCCATTAGCTTTGTGATGATTAGCTTGATTTGTCTGTTGAAGCTGCCAAATAAAATCGTAAAATCAGATTCAAAGGAAGCTTCAGCATTATTGTCAGGAATTCGCTTAGCACCATGGCAGTTAATGATATTAGGGGTTAGTTTTACAACTCTTATTATGGTAAATAATTCTTATGCTAGCCTTTTATTGACAGACAAGGAAATTTCTTTAGATGTTTTAGGCATTATCCTGTTTTTGTTTAATTTAGGAATGGCATTAAGAAGCTATTTAAAAATTGAGTGGAAATATACTTTGGTTATCCCAATATTAGTCGTATTAATTTCCATGCAAACAGAAGTTCATCTGATAATCTTACTATTTTTATTGATTAGAATTTTAAATGCTAACTATAATAACCAATTGATGTTAAAAATGAATCAAACGATTAAGGAAAATCGTGCCGTAGCTTGGTCTTTGTATAATTTTGCCATGTCAATAAGTTTTATGTTAGCAGATTTTTTAGCAAGGCTTATTGCAGATCGATTTGGCTTATTAATGGTATATCGAGTTTTTGGACTATCTGCCACGTTTTATCTTATCTATTATTACTGGAAAGAGTGTAAGTAA
- the adcA gene encoding Candidate zinc-binding lipoprotein AdcA: MKKKFLLLINLVAFLFAWQISHIKQVSADDKIDVVTTFYPVYEFTKAVTGDTADVTMLIKAGTEPHDFEPSTKNIAMISDADVFVYMDDSMETWVDSVEKSIDSDSLTVVKSTGDMLLMAGTADEDEEDSDDNHTHEYNPHVWLSPKRAITLVENIRDAFVAKYPDKADTFNSNAAAYIKKLNDLDAEYTEALSNAKQTSFVTQHAAFGYLALDYGLTQIPITGVSAESEPSAKRLASLTKYVKKYDIKYIYFEENASSKVTSTLAAEAGVKTAVLNPIESLTSKQIKAGEDYFSVMEENLKALQLTTDVAGKTIKTETDTTKTVQNGYFKDKDVTDRSLSDWSGKWQSVYPYLLDGTLDQVWEYKAKASKGEKTAEEYKEYYTTGYKTDVEQTNISGKKNTITFIKNGEKYKFTYKYVGYKILTYEKGNRGVRYLFETDDENAGEFKYVQFSDHNITTTDAEHFHIFWGGESHDTLLEEMDNWPTYYPTSLTGQEIAQEIVAH, from the coding sequence ATGAAGAAGAAATTTCTTTTATTGATAAATTTAGTTGCATTTTTATTTGCTTGGCAAATCAGCCATATCAAGCAAGTTTCGGCAGATGACAAGATTGATGTTGTCACAACTTTCTATCCTGTTTATGAATTTACCAAAGCTGTTACGGGAGATACCGCAGATGTAACCATGTTGATCAAAGCAGGAACTGAACCACACGATTTTGAACCATCTACCAAAAATATTGCAATGATTTCAGACGCTGATGTTTTTGTCTATATGGACGATAGTATGGAAACATGGGTTGACAGTGTTGAAAAATCCATTGATTCAGACAGTTTAACAGTTGTTAAATCAACAGGAGATATGCTATTAATGGCAGGAACAGCTGATGAAGACGAAGAAGATAGTGATGACAATCATACTCACGAATATAACCCACATGTTTGGCTCTCACCAAAACGCGCTATCACATTAGTTGAAAATATCCGTGACGCTTTTGTTGCAAAATATCCTGATAAAGCTGATACTTTCAATAGCAACGCAGCTGCTTACATTAAAAAATTAAATGATTTAGATGCTGAATACACAGAAGCATTGTCAAATGCCAAACAAACAAGTTTTGTCACACAGCACGCTGCTTTTGGTTATTTAGCACTTGATTACGGTTTGACACAAATTCCAATCACTGGTGTGTCAGCTGAATCAGAACCATCAGCAAAACGTTTAGCAAGTTTAACAAAATATGTCAAAAAATACGACATTAAATACATTTACTTTGAAGAAAATGCGTCAAGTAAAGTTACTTCAACTTTAGCAGCTGAAGCAGGGGTCAAAACAGCGGTGTTAAATCCGATTGAAAGCTTAACAAGCAAACAAATCAAAGCTGGTGAAGATTATTTCTCAGTTATGGAAGAAAATTTGAAAGCTTTGCAATTGACAACAGATGTCGCTGGTAAGACTATCAAAACTGAAACAGACACAACCAAGACTGTTCAAAATGGTTACTTCAAAGATAAAGATGTTACCGACCGTTCATTGAGCGATTGGTCTGGTAAATGGCAATCAGTTTACCCATATCTTCTTGATGGCACATTGGATCAAGTTTGGGAATACAAAGCTAAAGCTTCAAAAGGTGAAAAAACAGCCGAAGAATATAAGGAATACTACACAACAGGTTACAAGACAGACGTTGAACAAACCAATATCAGCGGTAAAAAGAATACCATTACATTTATCAAAAACGGTGAGAAATACAAGTTTACTTATAAATATGTAGGTTACAAGATTTTGACTTATGAAAAAGGTAACCGTGGTGTCCGTTATTTGTTTGAAACAGATGATGAAAATGCTGGTGAATTCAAATACGTCCAATTTAGTGACCACAACATCACAACAACAGATGCTGAGCATTTCCACATTTTCTGGGGTGGTGAAAGCCATGACACGCTTCTTGAAGAAATGGATAACTGGCCAACTTATTATCCAACTAGCTTAACAGGTCAAGAAATCGCACAAGAAATTGTTGCCCACTAA
- the flgJ gene encoding Peptidoglycan hydrolase, Autolysin2 produces the protein MKEKRITKFFLTCATVVTCITLGVNLCFQHSTKAVVAESSETSDIATVDFIASIGETARQIGQDRNLYASVMIAQSVLESSSGQSALSQSPYYNFFGIKGSYNGNSVTMLTWEDDGNGNTYEVDQAFRSYDSLSDSLNDYANLLSWDLYSGTWKSNTTSYQDATAALTGLYATDTSYADKLNALIEQYGLTAYDEPASTEEETSSEDNSDHVWNEYRGSYTTAAILAEDEAWFSFIGQ, from the coding sequence GTGAAAGAAAAGCGTATTACAAAGTTCTTTTTAACCTGCGCAACTGTAGTTACTTGTATTACCTTGGGTGTTAACCTTTGTTTTCAACATTCTACAAAAGCGGTTGTCGCAGAATCTTCGGAAACATCAGATATAGCAACAGTTGATTTTATTGCAAGCATTGGCGAAACAGCACGACAAATTGGGCAAGATCGTAATCTCTACGCTTCTGTGATGATTGCACAATCTGTCTTAGAATCAAGTAGTGGGCAGTCTGCGCTCAGCCAGTCTCCTTATTATAATTTCTTTGGTATCAAGGGAAGTTACAATGGCAATTCTGTGACCATGCTAACTTGGGAAGATGACGGAAATGGCAATACTTACGAAGTTGACCAAGCATTCAGGTCATATGATAGTTTAAGCGATTCGTTGAATGATTACGCTAATTTGCTTAGCTGGGATTTGTATTCTGGAACGTGGAAATCTAACACTACATCTTATCAAGATGCCACGGCAGCCTTGACTGGTTTGTATGCCACAGACACATCTTACGCTGATAAATTAAATGCTTTAATTGAGCAATATGGTTTGACAGCCTACGATGAACCAGCAAGCACAGAGGAAGAAACAAGTAGCGAGGACAATTCAGACCATGTCTGGAATGAATACCGTGGTTCTTACACAACAGCAGCCATCCTAGCAGAAGACGAAGCATGGTTTAGCTTCATTGGTCAATAA
- a CDS encoding Transposase has translation MAEHPITSITSDNGSEFSLLSDLEEVDISFAHPYSSHERGTNENFNGLLREILPKGQ, from the coding sequence TTGGCTGAACACCCGATTACTTCTATCACATCAGATAACGGCTCTGAATTCAGTCTCTTATCGGATTTAGAAGAGGTTGATATTTCCTTCGCCCATCCTTATTCCTCTCATGAAAGAGGAACAAACGAGAATTTTAACGGTCTTTTGAGAGAGATTCTCCCTAAAGGACAATAA
- a CDS encoding Probable transposase for insertion-like sequence element IS1161 has product MSQTHSTKKSRYSHLSPSERGEISAYLKMGKKPAEIARLLGRNRSTITREIKLGTVIQVQNKNGKQIYYQTYFADSGQRTYEENRKKSTYLKLEQCSPTFFEKLDKTVKSNVRRHSVDTFVHEYKEEQPTETIPSTKTLYRYIAAGFIFIKPIDLPKMVSIRKRPKYQTTVNKKPLGKSIEERPETINNRSEFGHKERLLSRPWSNVKHDLPWRVSYRISKQKPSMKL; this is encoded by the coding sequence ATGTCCCAAACTCATTCTACCAAAAAGTCTCGTTATTCTCACTTATCACCCTCTGAGCGAGGTGAAATTAGTGCCTATTTGAAGATGGGGAAAAAGCCTGCTGAGATTGCCCGTCTATTAGGGCGAAATCGTTCGACAATTACCCGTGAGATTAAGCTTGGCACAGTAATACAAGTCCAAAATAAAAATGGAAAACAAATTTATTATCAAACCTATTTCGCTGACAGTGGTCAACGTACCTATGAAGAAAATCGGAAAAAGAGTACCTACCTGAAATTGGAGCAGTGCTCTCCGACTTTCTTTGAAAAACTAGATAAGACTGTTAAATCCAATGTTCGTCGACATAGTGTAGATACGTTTGTTCACGAATACAAAGAGGAACAGCCAACAGAAACCATTCCTTCAACGAAGACATTATATCGCTATATCGCAGCTGGTTTTATTTTTATCAAGCCAATAGATTTACCGAAGATGGTGAGTATCAGAAAGCGGCCTAAATATCAAACAACAGTCAATAAGAAGCCACTTGGAAAATCTATTGAAGAGCGTCCAGAAACGATTAATAACCGTTCTGAGTTTGGGCACAAGGAGAGGCTGTTATCACGACCTTGGTCGAACGTCAAACACGATTTGCCTTGGCGTGTAAGCTACCGAATAAGCAAGCAGAAACCATCAATGAAGTTGTAA
- the rpmE2 gene encoding LSU ribosomal protein L31p gives MKQNIHPEYRPVVFMDTTTGYKFLSGSTKSSNETVEFEGATYPLVRVEISSDSHPFYTGRQKFTQVDGRVDRFNKKYGLK, from the coding sequence ATGAAACAAAACATCCATCCAGAATACCGTCCAGTAGTGTTCATGGACACAACTACTGGTTACAAATTCCTTAGCGGTTCTACAAAATCTTCTAACGAAACTGTGGAATTTGAAGGCGCTACTTATCCACTTGTACGTGTGGAAATCTCATCAGATTCTCACCCATTCTACACTGGACGCCAAAAATTCACACAAGTAGACGGTCGTGTGGATCGCTTCAACAAAAAATACGGTCTCAAATAA
- the nrnA gene encoding 3'-to-5' oligoribonuclease A, Bacillus type — MNNTFEEILEKIKAYDTIIIHRHQRPDPDALGSQVGLRDIIRHNFPEKKVLATGKDEPTLTWLTKMDTVSDDDYQGSLVIVTDTANTPRVDDDRYTKGDFLIKIDHHPNDDAYGDLLYVDTTASSASEIITDFALSTNLALSNEAARLLYCGIVGDTGRFLYPATTSKTLSIASKLREYDFDFSTLARQMDSFSFKIAKLQGYVFDNLEVDENGAARVVLTQDTMKKFNVTDAEISAIVGTPGKIDCIQSWAIFVEQDDKHYRVRLRSKSQVINEIAKRHGGGGHPLASGANSYSLEENDKIYQEIKDLLTPKD, encoded by the coding sequence ATGAACAACACTTTTGAAGAAATTTTAGAAAAAATAAAAGCTTACGATACCATTATTATCCACCGTCATCAACGTCCCGACCCTGACGCTCTCGGTAGTCAAGTCGGGCTTCGTGATATTATCAGACATAATTTTCCAGAAAAAAAAGTCTTGGCGACTGGGAAAGACGAGCCAACTCTTACTTGGTTGACAAAAATGGATACTGTCTCTGATGATGATTACCAAGGCTCTTTAGTTATTGTTACCGATACTGCAAACACGCCACGTGTTGACGATGACCGCTATACGAAAGGTGACTTTCTGATTAAAATCGACCATCACCCTAATGACGATGCTTACGGTGATTTGCTTTATGTTGATACAACTGCTTCTAGCGCTAGCGAAATCATCACCGATTTTGCCCTTTCAACTAATCTAGCTTTGTCAAATGAGGCAGCTCGCCTGCTTTATTGTGGTATCGTCGGTGATACTGGACGTTTCCTTTATCCTGCAACAACAAGCAAAACGCTCTCAATTGCGAGCAAGCTACGCGAATATGATTTTGATTTTTCAACACTAGCTCGTCAAATGGACTCGTTTTCATTTAAAATTGCTAAACTTCAAGGCTACGTTTTTGACAATCTTGAAGTTGATGAAAATGGCGCTGCTCGTGTGGTATTGACACAGGATACCATGAAAAAATTCAACGTAACTGATGCTGAAATATCTGCCATCGTTGGAACGCCTGGAAAAATCGATTGTATCCAATCATGGGCAATTTTTGTCGAACAAGATGATAAACATTACCGTGTGCGTCTCCGTAGTAAATCACAGGTTATCAATGAAATCGCTAAACGCCACGGCGGTGGCGGACACCCATTAGCCAGCGGAGCGAATTCTTATAGCCTTGAAGAAAACGACAAAATTTACCAAGAAATCAAAGACTTACTAACACCAAAAGACTAA
- the ptsH gene encoding Phosphocarrier protein of PTS system, which translates to MASKDFHIIAETGIHARPATLLVQTASKFASDITLEYKGKAVNLKSIMGVMSLGVGQGADVTISAEGADADDALAAIEETMTKEGLA; encoded by the coding sequence ATGGCTTCAAAAGATTTTCACATTATTGCAGAAACAGGCATTCACGCACGTCCAGCTACTTTGCTTGTTCAAACAGCTAGCAAATTTGCTTCAGACATCACTCTTGAGTACAAAGGTAAAGCTGTAAATCTTAAATCTATCATGGGTGTTATGAGCCTTGGTGTTGGTCAAGGTGCTGACGTTACTATCTCTGCTGAAGGTGCAGACGCAGACGACGCACTTGCAGCAATCGAAGAAACAATGACTAAAGAAGGATTGGCTTAA
- the ptsI gene encoding Phosphoenolpyruvate-protein phosphotransferase of PTS system: MTEMLKGIAASDGVAVAKAYLLVQPDLSFETVTVEDTSAEEARLDAALKASQDELSVIREKAVETLGEEAAAVFDAHLMVLSDPEMISQIKETIRAKQTNAEAGLKEVTDMFITIFEGMEDNPYMQERAADIRDVSKRVLAHLIGVKLPNPATIDEESIVIAHDLTPSDTAQLNKQFVKAFVTDIGGRTSHSAIMARTLEIPAVLGTNNITSRVKDGDIVAVNGITGDVIINPTEEEIAEFKAAGEAYAKQKAEWALLKDAETVTADGKHFELAANIGTPKDVEGVNANGAEAVGLYRTEFLYMDSQDFPTEDEQYEAYKAVLEGMSGKPVVVRTMDIGGDKDLPYFDLPKEMNPFLGFRALRISISETGNAMFRTQIRALLRASVHGQLRIMFPMVALLKEFRAAKAIFDEEKANLKAEGVAVADDIQVGIMIEIPAAAMLADQFAKEVDFFSIGTNDLIQYTMAADRMNEQVSYLYQPYNPSILRLINNVIKAAHAEGKWAGMCGEMAGDQKAVPLLVGMGLDEFSMSATSILRTRSLMKKLDTSKMQEYANRALTECSTMEEVLELSKEYVDFD, encoded by the coding sequence ATGACAGAAATGCTTAAAGGAATTGCCGCATCTGATGGTGTTGCTGTTGCTAAAGCGTATCTACTCGTTCAACCGGATTTGTCATTTGAAACTGTTACAGTTGAAGATACAAGTGCAGAAGAAGCTCGCCTAGATGCCGCATTAAAAGCATCACAAGACGAGCTTTCTGTTATTCGTGAGAAAGCAGTAGAAACACTAGGTGAAGAAGCAGCTGCCGTGTTTGATGCACACTTGATGGTTCTTTCTGACCCAGAAATGATCAGCCAAATCAAAGAAACTATCCGTGCAAAACAAACGAATGCAGAAGCAGGTCTTAAAGAAGTGACTGATATGTTTATCACTATCTTTGAAGGAATGGAAGATAACCCATACATGCAAGAACGTGCAGCGGATATCCGTGACGTTTCAAAACGTGTATTGGCACACCTTATCGGTGTTAAACTTCCAAATCCTGCAACTATTGATGAAGAATCAATTGTTATTGCACACGACTTGACACCATCTGATACTGCTCAATTAAACAAACAATTTGTAAAAGCCTTTGTTACTGACATTGGTGGACGTACAAGTCACTCAGCTATCATGGCACGTACTCTTGAAATCCCGGCTGTTCTTGGAACAAACAATATCACAAGTCGTGTTAAAGATGGTGACATCGTAGCAGTAAATGGTATCACAGGTGACGTGATTATCAACCCAACAGAAGAAGAAATTGCTGAATTTAAAGCAGCTGGTGAAGCATACGCTAAACAAAAAGCTGAATGGGCTCTTCTTAAAGACGCTGAAACAGTAACAGCTGATGGTAAACACTTCGAATTGGCAGCTAACATCGGAACACCTAAAGACGTTGAAGGTGTTAATGCTAATGGTGCAGAAGCAGTTGGTCTTTATCGTACTGAATTCTTGTATATGGATTCACAAGATTTCCCAACTGAAGATGAACAATATGAAGCATACAAGGCTGTTCTTGAAGGCATGAGTGGTAAACCAGTTGTGGTTCGTACTATGGATATCGGTGGGGATAAAGACCTTCCATACTTTGACCTTCCAAAAGAAATGAACCCATTCCTTGGATTCCGTGCACTTCGTATTTCTATCTCAGAAACAGGAAATGCAATGTTCCGCACACAAATTCGTGCACTTCTTCGTGCATCTGTTCACGGACAACTTCGTATTATGTTCCCAATGGTTGCACTTCTTAAAGAATTCCGTGCTGCTAAAGCAATCTTTGATGAAGAAAAAGCTAACCTTAAAGCTGAAGGTGTTGCAGTGGCAGATGATATCCAAGTAGGTATCATGATTGAAATCCCAGCAGCAGCTATGCTTGCTGACCAATTTGCAAAAGAAGTTGACTTCTTCTCAATTGGTACAAACGACCTTATTCAATACACTATGGCCGCTGACCGTATGAACGAACAAGTTTCATACCTTTACCAACCATATAACCCATCTATCCTTCGTTTGATTAATAATGTTATCAAAGCAGCACACGCTGAAGGTAAATGGGCTGGTATGTGTGGTGAAATGGCTGGTGACCAGAAAGCTGTTCCGCTTCTTGTAGGAATGGGACTTGATGAGTTCTCTATGTCAGCTACATCAATTCTTCGTACACGTAGCCTTATGAAGAAACTTGATACATCTAAAATGCAAGAATATGCAAATCGCGCTCTTACAGAATGCTCAACGATGGAAGAAGTTCTTGAGCTTAGCAAAGAATACGTTGATTTCGATTAA
- the gapN gene encoding Non-phosphorylating glyceraldehyde-3-phosphate dehydrogenase (NADP): MTKQYKNYVNGEWKLSKEEIKIYAPATGEELGSVPAMSHEEVDYVYASAKAAQKEWRALSYVERAAYLHKAADILVRDAEKIGAVLSKEIAKGYKSAVGEVIRTAEIINYAAEEGIRLEGEVLEGGSFEAASKKKIAIVRREPVGLVLAISPFNYPINLAGSKIAPALISGNVVALKPPTQGSISGLLLAEAFAEAGLPAGVFNTITGRGSVIGDYIAEHKAVNYINFTGSTPVGEHIGKLAGMRPIMLELGGKDSAIVLEDADLDLAAKNIVAGAYGYSGQRCTAVKRVLVMDSVADKLVAKVSELVKDLTVGMPEDDADITPLIDTKAADYVEGLIKDAQDKGAKEVISFKREGNLISPVLFDNVTTDMRLAWEEPFGPVLPVIRVNSVEEAVEISNKSEYGLQAAVFTNNFPLAFKIAEQLEVGTVHINNKTQRGTDNFPFLGAKKSGAGIQGLKYSIEAMTTVKSTVFDIAK; this comes from the coding sequence TTGACTAAACAATATAAAAACTATGTCAATGGAGAGTGGAAACTTTCTAAAGAAGAAATTAAAATTTATGCTCCTGCCACAGGTGAAGAACTCGGTTCTGTACCTGCAATGAGCCATGAAGAAGTTGATTACGTTTATGCTTCTGCAAAAGCCGCTCAAAAAGAATGGCGTGCGCTTTCATACGTAGAACGTGCAGCTTACCTTCATAAAGCAGCGGATATTTTAGTGCGTGATGCTGAAAAAATCGGTGCTGTACTTTCAAAAGAAATTGCTAAAGGTTACAAATCAGCAGTAGGTGAAGTTATCCGTACAGCTGAAATCATTAATTATGCTGCTGAAGAAGGTATCCGTCTTGAAGGTGAAGTCCTTGAAGGTGGAAGCTTTGAAGCAGCAAGCAAGAAGAAAATCGCTATTGTTCGTCGCGAACCAGTAGGATTGGTACTTGCTATCTCACCATTTAACTATCCAATTAACCTTGCAGGTTCTAAGATTGCTCCTGCCCTTATTTCAGGGAATGTTGTTGCCCTTAAACCACCTACGCAAGGTTCTATTTCAGGTCTTCTTTTGGCTGAAGCTTTCGCTGAAGCTGGACTTCCAGCTGGTGTATTCAACACAATTACAGGACGTGGTTCAGTAATCGGTGACTACATCGCTGAACACAAAGCTGTTAACTACATCAACTTCACAGGTTCTACACCAGTAGGTGAACACATCGGTAAATTGGCTGGTATGCGTCCAATTATGCTTGAACTTGGTGGTAAAGACTCAGCTATCGTTCTTGAAGATGCTGACCTTGACTTGGCTGCTAAAAACATCGTTGCTGGTGCTTACGGTTACTCAGGTCAACGTTGTACAGCCGTTAAACGTGTCCTTGTTATGGATAGCGTTGCAGATAAATTGGTTGCCAAAGTTTCAGAACTTGTTAAAGATTTGACTGTTGGTATGCCTGAAGATGATGCTGATATTACTCCGCTTATCGATACAAAAGCTGCTGACTATGTTGAAGGTCTTATCAAAGACGCTCAAGACAAAGGTGCTAAAGAAGTTATTTCATTCAAACGTGAAGGTAACCTTATTAGTCCAGTATTGTTTGACAATGTAACAACTGATATGCGTTTGGCTTGGGAAGAACCATTTGGTCCAGTCCTTCCAGTTATCCGTGTTAATTCAGTAGAAGAAGCTGTCGAAATTTCAAATAAATCTGAATACGGTCTTCAAGCAGCAGTATTTACAAATAACTTCCCATTAGCATTCAAGATTGCTGAACAACTTGAAGTGGGTACTGTTCACATCAACAACAAAACACAACGTGGTACAGATAACTTCCCATTCCTTGGTGCTAAGAAATCTGGTGCTGGAATACAAGGTTTGAAATACTCTATTGAAGCAATGACTACTGTTAAATCTACAGTATTTGATATTGCAAAATAA
- a CDS encoding Phosphoenolpyruvate carboxykinase [ATP], which yields MRKASPYFSALKTIVETAFYENQVFSIKTLEEAYQLASNAAGTVILDMPIIHTKELGLPSYARVLLTNSGAVVGRTAKARRIYGLDSDEDERLLSIVRSAVYQAHSRKFYKADAIVGLDEEFMVRAHLMVPEEEINNLYSWLLNFQILDEEFKNRLKVSKR from the coding sequence ATGCGTAAAGCAAGTCCATATTTTTCTGCATTAAAAACTATTGTCGAAACAGCATTTTATGAGAATCAGGTCTTTTCAATTAAGACTTTAGAAGAGGCTTATCAATTGGCATCGAATGCTGCTGGTACAGTGATTTTGGACATGCCTATCATTCATACGAAGGAACTTGGCTTGCCGTCCTATGCTCGAGTTTTATTGACAAATTCGGGAGCTGTGGTTGGTAGAACAGCTAAGGCACGTCGTATTTATGGCTTGGATTCAGATGAAGATGAGCGCTTGTTATCCATTGTGCGAAGTGCGGTTTATCAAGCCCATAGTCGCAAATTCTATAAAGCAGATGCTATTGTTGGTTTGGATGAAGAGTTTATGGTGCGTGCACATTTGATGGTGCCTGAGGAAGAAATCAACAATCTCTATTCATGGTTGCTTAATTTTCAGATTTTAGATGAAGAATTTAAAAATCGTTTAAAAGTTTCTAAACGGTAA